The genomic interval CAGTCAACTGGCGGGTATTTTTTCCTGCTGCTGGTGATGGGTACCATTCTGTGGGGTAGCTGGATGGTACTGGGATGGATGAAGGATGCCAGCCGGCTGCCGTTGTCAAAACTGGTGGTGACTGGAGAACGGCGCTATACCACCAATGATGATATCCGACAGGCCATTTTGTCGTTAGGCGCGCCGGGGACATTTATGACCCAGGATGTGAATGTCCTTCAGCAACAGATAGAGCGGTTGCCCTGGATAAAACAGGCGAGTGTGCGGAAGCAATGGCCGGATGAATTAAAGATTCATCTGGTTGAATATGAACCTTATGCGCGCTGGAATGACCAGCTAATGGTTGATAGTGAAGGAAATTCTTTCAGCGTTCCCCCCGAGCGCATCGGCAATAAAAAAATGCCGATGTTGTATGGCCCGGAGGGTAGTGAAGAGGATGTGCTGGAAGGGTATCGGAGCATAAGTCAGACACTGGCTGCCGATAAGTTCAATGTGAAGATGGTGGCCATGACGGCGCGTCATTCATGGCAGGTTGGTCTGGAAGACGATATTCGACTGAACCTGGGGCGTGACGATCGCGCACGGCGTTTGGCGCGTTTTCTGGAGCTGTACCCGCTGTTACAGCGGCAGGCTCAGAGCGAAAACAAACGCATCGGCTATGTGGATCTCCGGTATGACACCGGTGCGGCAGTGGGTTGGAATCAGGCATTTATTGATCAGCAAAAAGACATTGATCAGCAGAAGAACGGTAATCAGCAACAAAATCAGGCACAGGCTAAACAGCAATGATCAAGTCGACGGATAGAAAACTGGTAGTTGGGCTGGAAATCGGTACAGCAAAAGTTGCTGCGCTGGTAGGGGAAGTTCTGCCAGATGGCATGATCAATATCATCGGTGTGGGCAGTTGCCCGTCTCGCGGTATGGATAAAGGCGGGGTTAATGATCTTGAGTCGGTGGTCAAGTGTGTGCAGCGGGCTATCGATCAGGCGGAATTGATGGCGGATTGCCAGATATCTTCCGTTTATCTGGCTTTGTCCGGCAAGCATATCAGTTGCCAGAACGAAATCGGCATGGTGCCGATTTCAGAAGAAGAAGTGACGCAGGATGACGTGGAAAGCGTAGTACACACCGCAAAATCAGTTCGTGTACGCGATGAGCACCGCATTTTGCATGTTATTCCACAGGAGTACGCCATTGATTATCAGGAAGGGATAAAAAACCCGGTGGGATTATCAGGCGTGCGTATGCAGGCCAAGGTGCATTTGATTACCTGTCACAATGACATGGCGAAAAATATTGTCAAAGCGGTTGAGCGCTGCGGCCTTAAAGTGGATCAGCTGATTTTCTCCGGCCTGGCATCCAGCTATGCAGTGTTGACGGAAGATGAACGTGAATTGGGTGTCTGTGTGGTCGATATCGGCGGCGGCACCATGGATATGGCGGTCTATACCGGCGGCGCGTTGCGTCACACAAAAGTGATTCCCTATGCTGGTAACGTAGTAACCAGCGATATAGCTTATGCGTTTGGTACGCCGCCGACGGATGCGGAAGCCATCAAGGTTAGATATGGCTGTGCGCTGGGTTCCATCGTCAGCAAAGATGAAACGGTGGAGGTTCCAAGCGTAGGAGGGCGTCCCCCCCGCAGTTTGCAGCGTCAGACGCTGGCTGAAGTGATTGAACCGCGTTACACCGAATTGCTTAATCTGGTGAACGACGAACTTTTGCAGTTGCAGGAGCAGTTGCGTCAACAGGGCGTGAAACACCACCTGGCGGCAGGGATAGTATTGACCGGGGGAGCCGCTCAGATTGACGGCCTGGCAGCTTGTGCGCAACGTGTATTTCACACCCAGGTGCGCATTGGGCAGCCGCTGAATATAACAGGATTAACGGATTATGCGCAGGAGCCGTACTACTCGACAGCTGTAGGGTTACTGCACTATGGCAAAGAGTCTCATCTGAACGGTGAGCACGAAGTTGAAAAACGCGCCTCAGTGAGCAACTGGTTTAAACGCCTAAATAGCTGGCTGAGAAAAGAATTTTAGTGGTTATCTAAAGAGATCCCTAGCACAATTCTTTTGATCTCGAAGTAACACGGGCACAAAGACGGAGAGAAATTATGTTTGAACCAATGGAATTAACCAACGACGCGGTGATTAAAGTCATCGGCGTCGGTGGCGGTGGCGGTAACGCCGTCGAACACATGGTGCGCGAACGCATTGAAGGCGTTGAATTCTATGCGGTTAACACCGATGCCCAAGCGCTGCGCAAGAGTGCTGTTGGGCAGACGATCCAGATTGGCAGCGGGATCACCAAAGGTCTGGGGGCGGGCGCGAATCCTGAAGTAGGGCGCAATTCCGCCGAAGAGGATCGCGAAGCGCTGCGTTCCGCTCTTGAAGGCGCAGATATGGTGTTTATCGCGGCGGGTATGGGGGGCGGTACCGGTACAGGTGCTGCGCCCGTTGTCGCCGAGGTGGCCAAAGATCTGGGTATTCTGACGGTAGCCGTTGTCACCAAACCTTTCAACTTCGAAGGCAAAAAGCGTATGGCGTTTGCCGAACAGGGGATCGCTGAGCTGTCCAAACATGTCGATTCTCTGATCACGATTCCAAATGACAAGCTGTTGAAAGTGCTTGGCCGTGGTATTTCACTGCTGGATGCTTTTGGTGCGGCGAACGACGTGCTGAAAGGTGCGGTGCAGGGGATCGCCGAACTGATTACACGTCCTGGCTTGATGAACGTCGACTTCGCCGACGTGCGTACTGTCATGTCTGAAATGGGGTACGCCATGATGGGCTCAGGCGTGGCGCGCGGTGAAGATCGTGCGGAAGAAGCCGCTGAAATGGCTATCTCCAGTCCGCTGTTGGAAGATATTGATTTGTCGGGAGCTCGTGGTGTGCTGGTAAATATCACCGCCGGTTTTGATCTACGTCTGGATGAGTTCGAAACCGTGGGTAACACCATCCGTGCCTTTGCTTCTGATAACGCAACAGTAGTAATTGGTACATCTCTGGATCCGGACATGAATGATGAACTGCGTGTCACGGTGGTTGCCACAGGTATCGGTATGGATAAACGTCCTGAAATTACCTTGGTGACAAATAAGCAGAGCAGCCAGCCGGTAATGGATCACCGTTACCAGCAGCATGGTATGGCTCCGTTACCTCAGGAGAAACCGGCGGCCAAAGTGGTGAATGACCCGAGTTCGCAAACCAGTAAAGAGCCTGATTATCTGGATATTCCAGCGTTTCTGCGCAAGCAGGCCGATTAAGCGTCGGTTGGAATCTTCGCTCTTTGTGCTAAACTGTACCGCCGGCCTTAGTGTACCCTGAGGCCGTAGGTTCAGATGAATGCGAGATAATATGATGATCAAACAACGTACATTAAAGCGCATTGTGCAAGCGACCGGCGTCGGTTTACATACTGGCAAAAAGGTTACTTTAACTATGCGCCCAGCACCGGCGAACACCGGGGTCATCTATCGCCGTACTGACTTGAATCCACCGGTTGATTTCCCTGCGGATGCAAAATCCGTGCGTGATACCATGCTTTGTACTTGCCTGGTTAATGAGCATGACATCCGTATCTCTACGGTGGAACATCTGAATGCTGCTTTGGCTGGGCTGGGAATCGACAACATTGTCGTTGAAGTTGATGCCCCGGAAATCCCTATCATGGATGGTAGTGCAAGTCCGTTTGTCTACTTATTGCTTGATGCCGGTATCGAAGAATTGAACTGTGCCAAAAAGTTTCTTCGGATCAAACAGGCAGTGCGTGTCGACGATGGTGATAAATGGGCAGAGTTAAAGCCTTTTAATGGCT from Musicola paradisiaca NCPPB 2511 carries:
- the ftsA gene encoding cell division protein FtsA, whose translation is MIKSTDRKLVVGLEIGTAKVAALVGEVLPDGMINIIGVGSCPSRGMDKGGVNDLESVVKCVQRAIDQAELMADCQISSVYLALSGKHISCQNEIGMVPISEEEVTQDDVESVVHTAKSVRVRDEHRILHVIPQEYAIDYQEGIKNPVGLSGVRMQAKVHLITCHNDMAKNIVKAVERCGLKVDQLIFSGLASSYAVLTEDERELGVCVVDIGGGTMDMAVYTGGALRHTKVIPYAGNVVTSDIAYAFGTPPTDAEAIKVRYGCALGSIVSKDETVEVPSVGGRPPRSLQRQTLAEVIEPRYTELLNLVNDELLQLQEQLRQQGVKHHLAAGIVLTGGAAQIDGLAACAQRVFHTQVRIGQPLNITGLTDYAQEPYYSTAVGLLHYGKESHLNGEHEVEKRASVSNWFKRLNSWLRKEF
- the ftsZ gene encoding cell division protein FtsZ; the protein is MFEPMELTNDAVIKVIGVGGGGGNAVEHMVRERIEGVEFYAVNTDAQALRKSAVGQTIQIGSGITKGLGAGANPEVGRNSAEEDREALRSALEGADMVFIAAGMGGGTGTGAAPVVAEVAKDLGILTVAVVTKPFNFEGKKRMAFAEQGIAELSKHVDSLITIPNDKLLKVLGRGISLLDAFGAANDVLKGAVQGIAELITRPGLMNVDFADVRTVMSEMGYAMMGSGVARGEDRAEEAAEMAISSPLLEDIDLSGARGVLVNITAGFDLRLDEFETVGNTIRAFASDNATVVIGTSLDPDMNDELRVTVVATGIGMDKRPEITLVTNKQSSQPVMDHRYQQHGMAPLPQEKPAAKVVNDPSSQTSKEPDYLDIPAFLRKQAD